A genomic window from Flavobacterium hankyongi includes:
- a CDS encoding transketolase family protein yields the protein MKKYTNQGSKDTRSGFGAGMTELGQKNENVVALCADLIGSLKFDDFKKNHPERFFQIGIAEANMIGIAAGLTIGGKIPFTGTFANFSTGRVYDQIRQSVAYSDKNVKICASHAGLTLGEDGATHQILEDIGLMKMLPGMTVINTCDYNQTKAATIALADHHGPAYLRFGRPVVPNFTPADEPFVIGKAIMLNEGTDVTIIATGHLVWEALIAAEALEAKGISAEVINIHTIKPLDDEAILKSVAKTGCVVTAEEHNILGGLGESVSRLLALNAPTPQEFVAVNDSFGESGTPEQLMEKYKLNNQAIVQAVEKVIKRK from the coding sequence ATGAAAAAATATACAAATCAAGGAAGTAAAGATACTCGTTCAGGTTTTGGAGCGGGAATGACTGAATTAGGTCAAAAAAACGAAAATGTTGTAGCATTATGCGCTGATTTAATTGGTTCATTAAAATTTGACGATTTCAAAAAAAATCACCCTGAAAGATTCTTTCAAATAGGAATTGCAGAAGCAAACATGATTGGAATTGCTGCTGGTTTAACCATTGGGGGTAAAATTCCTTTTACAGGAACTTTTGCTAACTTTTCAACAGGTCGTGTGTATGACCAAATTCGTCAATCTGTAGCATATTCAGACAAAAACGTAAAAATTTGTGCATCTCATGCTGGCTTAACTTTAGGTGAGGATGGTGCTACTCACCAAATCCTTGAAGATATTGGATTAATGAAAATGTTACCAGGAATGACAGTAATCAACACATGTGATTATAATCAAACTAAAGCTGCAACAATTGCATTAGCAGATCACCACGGACCAGCGTATTTACGTTTTGGTCGTCCAGTAGTGCCTAACTTTACTCCTGCTGATGAACCTTTTGTAATTGGAAAAGCCATTATGCTAAACGAAGGTACTGATGTGACCATTATCGCAACAGGTCACTTAGTATGGGAAGCATTAATTGCAGCCGAAGCATTAGAAGCTAAAGGAATTTCTGCCGAAGTAATCAATATCCACACTATCAAACCTCTTGATGATGAAGCTATTTTAAAATCGGTTGCAAAAACTGGTTGTGTAGTTACTGCAGAAGAGCATAACATTTTAGGTGGACTTGGAGAAAGCGTTTCGAGATTATTAGCATTAAACGCTCCTACTCCTCAAGAATTTGTAGCTGTTAATGATAGTTTTGGAGAGTCTGGAACACCAGAACAATTAATGGAGAAATACAAATTAAACAATCAAGCGATTGTTCAAGCTGTAGAAAAAGTAATAAAGAGAAAATAA
- a CDS encoding phytoene/squalene synthase family protein — protein MKALFDKVSNDCSKIVTKTYSTSFSTAVKMLAPSIRQDIYNVYGFVRLADEIVDSFHDFDKEALFSMFESELKLAIEQKISLNPVLNSFQHTAHKYNIPMELIDSFMNSMRLDLTKSIYATREEYENYIYGSADVVGLMCLKVFVKGNDELYEKLKKPAMKLGSAFQKVNFLRDLKADFEDLDRTYFPNTDLKNLNEESKQTIIKDIEEDFREGFEGIKNLPLEAKFGVYTAYIYYKKLLTKLKRTPSSEIKNTRIRVPDYQKVSLLANCYVKYRLNLL, from the coding sequence ATGAAAGCATTATTCGACAAAGTATCCAATGATTGCAGTAAGATTGTAACTAAAACTTACAGCACTTCATTTTCTACAGCTGTAAAAATGCTGGCTCCAAGTATCCGTCAAGATATTTACAATGTTTATGGGTTTGTTCGCTTGGCAGATGAAATTGTAGATTCTTTTCATGATTTTGATAAAGAAGCTCTTTTTTCGATGTTTGAGTCAGAATTAAAACTAGCAATTGAACAAAAAATCAGCTTAAATCCTGTATTAAATTCATTTCAACATACGGCTCATAAATACAATATTCCTATGGAATTAATAGACTCTTTTATGAATAGCATGCGATTGGATTTAACTAAAAGTATTTATGCTACACGAGAAGAGTACGAGAATTATATTTATGGCAGTGCTGATGTTGTAGGCTTAATGTGCCTCAAAGTTTTTGTAAAAGGTAATGATGAGCTCTATGAAAAATTAAAAAAACCGGCAATGAAATTAGGCTCAGCTTTTCAAAAAGTTAATTTCTTGAGGGATTTAAAAGCCGATTTTGAGGATTTAGACAGAACATATTTTCCTAATACAGATTTAAAAAACCTCAACGAAGAATCAAAACAAACAATCATAAAAGATATTGAAGAAGATTTTAGAGAAGGTTTCGAAGGCATAAAAAATCTACCTCTTGAAGCTAAATTTGGTGTTTATACTGCGTATATTTATTATAAAAAATTACTAACAAAATTAAAAAGAACTCCTTCATCTGAAATAAAAAACACCAGAATTAGAGTTCCAGATTATCAAAAAGTAAGTTTACTTGCTAATTGTTATGTAAAATATAGATTAAACCTTTTATAA
- a CDS encoding phytoene desaturase family protein has protein sequence MKKSIAIIGSGFSSLASACYLAKTGYEVTIYEKNETIGGRARQFKKEGFTFDIGPTWYWMPDVFERFFNDFNKKPSDYYELIKLSPAYQVYFGINDYITIADNLDDIKQTFETIEPESSTKLESFIKEAKSNYEIAIKELVYRPGESALELVTLETAKKVNQFFSTISKDVRSKFKNKRLIQILEFPVLFLGAKPSNTPSFYSFMNYADFGLGTFHPKNGMYSVILAMEELAKELGVKIKTKANVEKIEVENGKASAIIVNGNIVEADIVLSGADYHHSETLLDTKHRAYSEKYWDKKTFAPSSLLFYVGFDKKIKNVEHHSLFFDVDFDIHAQDIYDNPKWPEDPLFYASFPSKTDSNSAPEGKEAGIFLIPLAPGLNDTPELRELYFDKIITRLEKLTQQEIKSSIVFKESFCVNDFIKEYNSYKGNAYGMANTLLQTAFLRPKLRSKKVKGLYFTGQLTVPGPGVPPALISGKLVAQLIEKYS, from the coding sequence ATGAAAAAAAGTATTGCAATTATAGGTTCAGGGTTTTCTTCGTTAGCTAGCGCTTGCTATTTGGCAAAAACAGGTTACGAAGTAACTATTTATGAAAAAAATGAAACCATTGGCGGTAGAGCCAGACAATTCAAAAAAGAAGGATTTACTTTTGATATTGGTCCAACTTGGTATTGGATGCCTGATGTTTTCGAGCGTTTTTTCAATGATTTCAACAAAAAACCATCTGATTATTACGAATTGATTAAGTTGTCACCTGCCTATCAGGTTTATTTTGGAATAAATGACTACATAACCATTGCAGATAATTTAGATGACATTAAACAAACTTTCGAAACAATTGAGCCTGAAAGTAGTACAAAATTAGAAAGTTTCATAAAAGAAGCTAAAAGCAATTATGAAATTGCCATTAAAGAATTAGTCTATCGTCCAGGAGAATCAGCTTTAGAATTAGTAACACTAGAAACTGCTAAAAAAGTCAACCAATTTTTTAGTACTATTTCAAAAGATGTTAGAAGCAAATTCAAAAACAAAAGACTAATTCAGATTCTTGAATTTCCTGTTTTATTTCTTGGTGCTAAACCCTCTAACACACCATCTTTTTACAGTTTCATGAATTACGCCGATTTTGGTCTTGGTACTTTTCATCCAAAAAATGGAATGTATAGTGTAATTCTAGCTATGGAAGAATTAGCAAAAGAACTTGGGGTAAAAATTAAGACAAAAGCGAATGTTGAAAAAATTGAAGTTGAAAATGGTAAAGCATCAGCCATAATCGTGAACGGAAATATAGTTGAGGCTGATATTGTTTTGTCTGGTGCAGATTATCATCATTCAGAAACTTTATTAGACACGAAACACAGAGCATATTCTGAAAAGTATTGGGATAAAAAAACCTTTGCTCCTTCATCACTCCTATTTTATGTAGGTTTTGATAAAAAAATAAAAAATGTAGAGCATCATTCATTATTTTTTGATGTAGATTTTGATATTCATGCTCAAGATATATATGACAATCCAAAATGGCCTGAAGATCCGTTATTTTATGCAAGTTTTCCCTCAAAAACCGATAGCAATTCGGCACCAGAAGGAAAAGAAGCAGGTATCTTTTTAATTCCATTAGCACCAGGCCTTAATGACACTCCAGAATTAAGAGAACTCTATTTTGACAAAATAATAACGCGATTAGAAAAACTAACTCAACAAGAAATAAAATCAAGCATAGTATTTAAAGAATCATTTTGTGTAAATGATTTTATAAAAGAATATAACTCCTACAAGGGAAATGCATATGGTATGGCCAATACACTTTTACAAACGGCTTTTCTTCGCCCTAAATTACGAAGCAAAAAAGTAAAAGGCTTATACTTTACAGGACAATTAACAGTTCCAGGGCCTGGTGTACCTCCAGCATTAATTTCTGGAAAATTAGTAGCTCAACTAATCGAAAAATATTCTTAA
- a CDS encoding TPMT family class I SAM-dependent methyltransferase — translation MKLNSNYWENRYNQNDIPWDSGKITTPLKEYFNQIKDKNIKILIPGCGNSHEFKYLIDNGFKNVFVLDYAESPIENLKKETSEAFHGNILKQDFFEHQEKYDLIIEQTFFCALDPILRKDYVTKMYSLLQNKGKLVGLLFQFPLTESGPPFGGSKEEYINLFSDLFEIKTLETAHNSIKPRLGNELFFIFTKK, via the coding sequence ATGAAATTGAATAGTAATTATTGGGAAAATCGATATAACCAAAACGATATCCCTTGGGATAGTGGAAAAATAACAACACCATTAAAGGAGTATTTTAACCAAATCAAGGATAAAAATATTAAAATATTGATCCCTGGCTGTGGCAATAGCCATGAATTTAAGTACTTAATAGATAATGGATTTAAAAATGTTTTTGTTTTAGACTATGCTGAAAGTCCTATTGAGAATCTTAAAAAAGAAACATCAGAAGCTTTTCACGGAAATATACTAAAACAAGATTTTTTTGAACATCAAGAAAAATATGATCTAATTATTGAACAAACTTTCTTTTGTGCATTAGATCCTATTTTAAGGAAAGACTATGTAACAAAAATGTATTCTCTACTTCAAAACAAAGGTAAATTAGTTGGCTTACTGTTTCAATTTCCTCTAACCGAATCAGGACCTCCATTTGGAGGAAGTAAAGAAGAATACATAAACTTATTTTCAGATTTATTTGAAATAAAGACATTAGAAACCGCTCATAATTCTATAAAACCCAGACTAGGAAACGAACTCTTTTTTATCTTTACAAAAAAATAA
- a CDS encoding FKBP-type peptidyl-prolyl cis-trans isomerase — protein MNRILKTSLVLLSCLVFIECKKEDVPEPLPMVPYAEQYPYDIADIEKFMEKHYMEVDANQNVTFFEIPVDNTAGVQSIADQTEYPIEYKMVNSNGVDYKVYYINITKKSGSPYDPNYYGENLSPTRVDEVFVTYKGTLARKIYDDDDSNNKVVTFDEIASPQWFPLDGVVQGWGEIFTKFKSGTFVSNNPDGTVSFKDYGAGIMFLPSGLAYYSGFRGLIPSYAPLIFNFKLMQTKFADHDGDGILSKDEDLNGNGIYTDDDTDGDGRQNYLDKDDDGDNVLTKVETSYVNPADPDKIVRYYPYNGAAVDDLSTPYVDETKGIPSCSGDFITSTRLRKYLDKNCQ, from the coding sequence ATGAATAGAATTTTAAAGACTTCTTTGGTATTATTGTCTTGTCTTGTTTTTATCGAATGCAAAAAAGAGGATGTTCCAGAACCATTACCGATGGTGCCATATGCTGAGCAGTATCCTTATGATATTGCAGATATTGAAAAGTTTATGGAGAAGCATTACATGGAAGTGGATGCAAATCAAAATGTTACCTTCTTTGAAATACCAGTAGATAATACTGCTGGTGTTCAGTCTATTGCTGATCAAACTGAATATCCTATTGAGTACAAAATGGTAAACAGCAATGGAGTAGATTATAAGGTTTATTATATCAATATTACTAAAAAGTCGGGTTCGCCTTATGATCCAAATTATTATGGTGAAAATTTAAGCCCAACAAGAGTTGACGAGGTGTTTGTAACTTATAAAGGAACTTTAGCAAGGAAAATTTATGATGATGATGATTCTAATAATAAAGTTGTTACTTTTGATGAAATAGCGAGCCCTCAATGGTTCCCATTGGATGGTGTTGTACAAGGTTGGGGAGAAATTTTTACAAAATTCAAGAGTGGAACTTTTGTTTCAAATAATCCTGACGGAACGGTTTCTTTTAAGGATTATGGAGCTGGTATTATGTTTTTGCCTTCAGGATTAGCGTATTATAGTGGTTTTAGAGGTTTAATTCCTAGTTATGCACCTTTGATTTTTAATTTTAAATTGATGCAGACAAAATTTGCTGATCATGATGGAGATGGGATTCTTTCTAAAGATGAAGATTTAAACGGTAATGGAATTTATACTGACGATGATACTGATGGAGATGGACGTCAAAATTATTTGGATAAAGATGATGATGGTGATAATGTTCTAACTAAAGTTGAAACATCATATGTGAATCCTGCTGATCCAGATAAAATAGTAAGATATTATCCTTATAATGGAGCAGCTGTAGATGACTTGTCAACTCCTTATGTTGATGAGACAAAAGGTATTCCTAGCTGTTCAGGTGATTTCATAACATCAACACGTCTAAGAAAATATTTAGATAAGAATTGTCAATAA
- a CDS encoding sterol desaturase family protein translates to MIIHVIVFILTFCFMEFMAWFSHKYIMHGFLWYLHADHHKKDHESWFERNDAFFIFYALVSIGFFLLWKYNILNIGLAIGVGIFVYGLAYFMVHDIFIHQRFKLFRNANNRYARAVRRAHKMHHKHIGKEDGECFGMLLFPWKYYKETK, encoded by the coding sequence ATGATAATTCACGTTATAGTATTTATATTAACATTTTGTTTCATGGAGTTTATGGCTTGGTTTAGCCATAAATATATAATGCATGGGTTTTTATGGTATTTACATGCTGATCATCATAAAAAAGATCATGAGTCGTGGTTTGAAAGAAATGATGCTTTTTTTATTTTTTATGCTTTAGTAAGTATCGGTTTTTTTCTTTTATGGAAATATAACATTCTCAACATAGGATTAGCGATTGGTGTAGGCATTTTTGTCTATGGTTTGGCTTACTTTATGGTTCATGATATTTTTATTCATCAACGATTTAAACTTTTTAGAAATGCTAACAATCGTTATGCCCGTGCCGTGAGAAGAGCTCATAAAATGCATCACAAACACATCGGCAAAGAAGATGGAGAATGTTTTGGCATGTTACTTTTTCCTTGGAAATATTATAAAGAAACTAAATAA
- a CDS encoding lycopene cyclase family protein — translation MKYDFIFSGLGLAAMMTIIKMAEEGILENKNVLVIEPDDKNINDRTWCFWEEGKGKWDEILKHKWDKAFFINQSVKIDCLNGLSYKMIESKSFYNYYKEITKDYNIKWIKEKFVSFAEDKDSVIVETKETNYVGSYLFNSVFDYNELKNQEKFPLLQQHFVGWFIRSEKKCFNPAEALFMDFSVPQRGNTRFMYVLPVSEKEALIEYTLFSSEVLGSDEYESEIKTYLENFGIETFEIISKEKGNIPMTAYPFWKNNTKKILNIGTVGGWTKASSGFTFSNTDRESKKVVEFFNEKSIDFREFKKSNRFTFYDDLFVDVLYRKNFLGKQIFSSMFTTSNPNLILKFLDEKTSILEDFRVILSCPKKEFIKSFFRRIFK, via the coding sequence ATGAAGTACGATTTTATATTTTCTGGATTAGGTTTGGCAGCTATGATGACAATCATTAAAATGGCAGAAGAAGGTATTTTAGAAAATAAAAATGTATTAGTGATTGAGCCCGACGATAAGAATATAAATGACAGAACCTGGTGTTTTTGGGAAGAAGGGAAAGGCAAATGGGATGAAATTTTAAAACATAAATGGGATAAAGCTTTTTTTATAAATCAATCAGTAAAAATAGATTGCTTGAATGGTTTGTCATATAAGATGATAGAATCAAAAAGTTTCTACAATTATTATAAAGAAATTACAAAAGACTACAACATAAAGTGGATAAAAGAAAAGTTTGTTTCTTTTGCCGAAGATAAAGATTCTGTAATTGTAGAAACTAAAGAAACTAATTATGTAGGTTCATATCTTTTCAATTCTGTTTTTGATTATAATGAATTAAAAAACCAAGAAAAGTTTCCTTTGTTACAGCAGCATTTTGTGGGTTGGTTTATAAGGAGTGAGAAAAAGTGTTTTAATCCTGCGGAAGCACTTTTTATGGATTTTTCTGTACCTCAAAGAGGGAATACGCGGTTTATGTATGTGTTACCGGTATCCGAAAAAGAAGCACTAATAGAATATACACTTTTCTCGTCAGAAGTATTAGGTTCTGATGAATATGAATCTGAAATAAAAACTTATTTAGAGAATTTTGGAATAGAAACATTTGAAATAATTTCTAAAGAAAAAGGTAATATACCGATGACAGCTTATCCTTTTTGGAAAAACAACACAAAAAAAATTCTAAACATTGGTACAGTTGGTGGATGGACAAAAGCGAGTTCTGGATTTACATTTTCAAATACTGATAGAGAAAGTAAAAAAGTTGTCGAATTTTTTAATGAAAAGAGTATTGATTTCAGGGAGTTCAAAAAATCTAACAGGTTTACTTTTTATGATGATTTATTTGTAGATGTGCTTTACAGAAAAAATTTCTTAGGTAAGCAAATTTTCTCTTCAATGTTTACCACATCTAATCCTAACTTAATTTTGAAGTTTTTGGATGAAAAAACATCTATCTTAGAAGATTTTCGAGTGATTTTAAGTTGTCCTAAAAAGGAGTTTATAAAATCTTTTTTTCGAAGAATTTTTAAATAA
- a CDS encoding MerR family transcriptional regulator yields MNNIKSVFSIKDLENLSGIKAHTIRIWEKRYNVLEPMRTDTNIRVYDSNNLQKLLNITLLHNHGYKISKISKNNSKEISELVKKIITEKNARNHALNAFKLAMMNFDQTLFTTTYNELLSKKTFKDVFVEVFIPLMEEIGLLWQTETISPAHEHFISHLIKQKILVNTEILQNSNPTKNDKVFVLFLPENEIHELGLLYLNYELVYNGYKTIYLSESIPLEDLESMPNYFENICYLTYTTVEPDKDNINNYIKEFNDKILSLGNSELWIVGRLTNYIDDSKLNSLIKIFRNTPEVLTEI; encoded by the coding sequence ATGAACAATATAAAGTCTGTTTTCAGTATTAAGGATCTTGAAAACCTTTCTGGAATTAAAGCACACACAATACGTATTTGGGAAAAAAGATATAATGTTTTAGAACCAATGCGAACTGACACCAACATAAGAGTGTATGATAGCAACAATTTACAAAAGTTGTTAAACATCACTTTACTTCACAATCATGGCTATAAAATATCTAAAATATCCAAAAACAATAGTAAAGAAATATCTGAATTAGTCAAAAAAATAATAACCGAAAAAAATGCAAGAAACCACGCCTTAAATGCATTTAAATTGGCAATGATGAACTTTGATCAGACACTTTTTACAACGACCTACAACGAATTACTATCCAAAAAGACTTTTAAAGATGTGTTTGTTGAAGTTTTTATCCCTTTAATGGAAGAGATTGGACTTTTATGGCAAACAGAAACCATATCACCTGCACACGAACACTTCATTAGCCATTTGATTAAACAAAAAATCCTTGTTAACACAGAAATACTTCAAAACTCAAACCCCACTAAAAATGATAAAGTATTTGTACTTTTCTTACCTGAAAATGAAATTCACGAACTAGGTCTTTTATATTTAAACTACGAATTAGTCTATAATGGCTATAAAACCATATATTTATCTGAAAGTATTCCGTTAGAGGATCTAGAAAGTATGCCAAATTATTTTGAAAATATTTGCTATTTGACCTATACAACTGTAGAGCCAGACAAGGATAATATCAATAATTATATAAAAGAATTTAATGACAAAATATTATCACTAGGTAATTCTGAATTATGGATTGTAGGTAGATTAACAAACTATATTGATGATTCAAAATTAAATTCATTAATAAAGATATTTAGAAACACTCCTGAAGTCTTAACAGAAATTTAA
- a CDS encoding RNA polymerase sigma factor, giving the protein MNQSEFLNTIKPFKDKLFRLAKRLLVSNEEAEDATQDVLIKLWNKNDALKEYGSVEAYAMTITKNHCLDVLKSKRATNLKIVHNNYTEQSAELHKKIEDQDSLNWVEKWINDLPEQQKLVIQMRDIEEYEFEKIAEVLGMNETAVRVALSRARKAIREKMINTHNYGLQ; this is encoded by the coding sequence ATGAACCAATCTGAATTTTTAAATACTATAAAACCGTTTAAGGATAAGCTGTTCAGATTGGCTAAAAGACTCCTTGTTAGTAATGAAGAAGCAGAAGATGCAACTCAAGACGTTCTCATAAAACTTTGGAATAAAAACGATGCTCTGAAAGAGTATGGAAGTGTTGAAGCTTACGCAATGACAATTACCAAAAATCATTGTTTAGATGTTTTGAAATCTAAACGAGCAACAAATTTGAAAATTGTACATAATAACTATACTGAGCAAAGCGCTGAATTGCATAAAAAAATTGAAGATCAGGATTCTTTGAATTGGGTTGAAAAATGGATCAATGATTTGCCAGAACAGCAAAAATTAGTTATTCAGATGCGAGATATAGAAGAGTACGAGTTTGAAAAAATTGCTGAAGTTTTAGGAATGAATGAAACTGCTGTTCGAGTAGCTTTATCAAGAGCCCGAAAAGCAATACGTGAAAAAATGATTAATACCCATAATTATGGATTACAATAA
- a CDS encoding DUF4252 domain-containing protein, whose product MSKRIVIIATFILLPFFSQAQTLFDKYDGQEGVTSIVVNKKMFDLMSKVKMEASDKDAQKYLALIKKLDNLKVFMTSSNKTTADMRGNVDKYLKSTNLEELMRVNDGGKNVKIYVKSGNSDSQVKELLMFIEGTNAKGNETVLMSLTGNFDINELSTLTNRMNLPGGEELKKASK is encoded by the coding sequence ATGAGTAAACGAATAGTTATAATAGCAACATTTATTTTGTTACCATTTTTTAGTCAAGCACAAACATTATTTGACAAATATGATGGCCAAGAGGGAGTTACTTCTATTGTGGTAAACAAAAAAATGTTCGATTTAATGAGTAAAGTGAAAATGGAAGCTTCGGATAAAGATGCTCAAAAATATTTAGCTTTAATTAAAAAGTTAGACAATTTGAAAGTGTTTATGACTTCAAGTAATAAAACTACTGCAGATATGCGAGGTAATGTTGACAAATACTTAAAATCAACTAATTTAGAAGAGTTGATGAGAGTAAATGATGGCGGTAAAAACGTTAAGATTTATGTGAAATCAGGAAATTCAGATTCACAGGTTAAGGAATTGCTTATGTTTATTGAAGGAACAAACGCAAAAGGTAACGAGACTGTATTAATGTCATTAACGGGAAACTTTGATATTAATGAATTGTCTACATTAACTAATCGTATGAATCTTCCTGGTGGAGAGGAATTAAAAAAAGCGAGTAAATAA
- a CDS encoding shikimate kinase → MRKIVLIGYMGSGKSKTGEILAKNLGLPFYDLDFLIENEMKKSVGEIFSEEGEVFFRKKEHEVFKRIIESDESYVLSTGGGTPCYANNHLFLANDDVFSVYLKTSIPVLVSRLKNEIAKRPLLQSLKDEETFEFIAKHLFDRSYFYNQCKYTVVTDEKSPEEIVSEIQKLF, encoded by the coding sequence ATGAGGAAAATTGTTTTAATAGGTTACATGGGATCAGGGAAGTCCAAAACAGGTGAAATTTTAGCTAAAAACTTAGGACTACCGTTTTATGATTTAGATTTTTTGATTGAAAATGAGATGAAAAAATCGGTTGGAGAGATATTTTCTGAGGAAGGTGAAGTGTTTTTTAGAAAAAAAGAGCACGAAGTTTTTAAGAGAATTATCGAAAGTGATGAATCATATGTTTTAAGTACGGGAGGAGGTACGCCTTGTTATGCAAACAATCATTTGTTTTTAGCAAATGATGATGTGTTTTCGGTATATTTAAAAACAAGTATTCCTGTGCTCGTTTCAAGATTGAAAAATGAAATAGCAAAAAGACCTCTGCTGCAAAGTTTAAAGGATGAAGAAACATTTGAATTTATAGCAAAACATCTTTTTGATAGAAGCTATTTTTATAATCAATGCAAATACACAGTTGTGACTGATGAAAAATCACCTGAAGAAATTGTTTCTGAAATTCAAAAACTATTCTAG
- a CDS encoding phosphoribosyltransferase domain-containing protein: protein MTQNIILNHQEIEFKIKRIAYQIYETFINDEEIIIAGIHGNGSVFAQKLSNVLKSISPLKVTLCEVMIDKKNPNSTITTSIDKSLYENKGLVLVDDVLNSGTTLIYGVKHFLDVPLNKFKTAVLVDRNHKKYPVKADFKGISLSTSILEHVQVVFEENNDYAYLE, encoded by the coding sequence ATGACTCAGAATATTATACTAAATCATCAGGAAATTGAATTTAAAATTAAACGAATAGCCTATCAAATTTATGAAACTTTCATTAATGATGAGGAAATCATAATTGCAGGAATTCATGGCAATGGAAGTGTTTTTGCACAAAAACTTTCAAATGTTTTAAAAAGCATCTCTCCTTTAAAAGTTACTTTGTGCGAAGTAATGATTGATAAAAAAAATCCAAACTCTACCATAACAACTTCGATTGATAAATCTCTTTACGAAAACAAAGGTCTAGTTCTTGTTGATGATGTACTTAATTCAGGAACTACATTAATATATGGTGTCAAACATTTTCTTGACGTTCCTTTAAACAAATTTAAAACCGCTGTACTTGTCGATCGTAACCACAAAAAATACCCCGTAAAAGCTGATTTTAAAGGAATTTCACTATCAACTTCTATTTTAGAACATGTTCAGGTCGTTTTTGAAGAGAATAACGATTATGCTTACCTAGAATAG
- a CDS encoding DUF4252 domain-containing protein, with protein sequence MKSVVKYVSLGLVLLIVGCKNEPTLQKYFVEKSENKDFTVLDVTPNILNLEKTKLSSNEKEVLESFDKVNILTFKADDKNQIQFEAEKRKISSILKDKKYESLIKVSMGKDGAEFKCIGKDEHIDEFILYGNRAENGLAVIRITGNDMNPTAVMEMLKLMQKSKIDVEQLKPLQELFK encoded by the coding sequence ATGAAAAGTGTTGTAAAATATGTTTCATTAGGTTTAGTATTACTTATAGTAGGTTGTAAAAATGAACCTACACTTCAGAAATATTTTGTAGAAAAAAGCGAAAACAAAGATTTTACAGTGTTAGATGTAACTCCTAATATTTTAAATCTAGAAAAAACAAAGCTTTCTTCAAATGAAAAAGAAGTACTAGAATCTTTTGATAAAGTGAATATTTTGACTTTTAAAGCTGATGATAAAAATCAAATTCAATTTGAAGCAGAAAAGAGAAAAATATCTTCAATATTAAAAGATAAAAAATACGAATCTTTGATAAAGGTAAGTATGGGTAAAGATGGTGCCGAATTTAAATGCATTGGTAAAGACGAACATATAGATGAGTTTATCTTATATGGAAATAGAGCAGAAAACGGATTAGCAGTTATAAGAATCACTGGAAATGATATGAATCCTACAGCTGTTATGGAAATGCTGAAACTAATGCAAAAATCAAAAATAGATGTCGAGCAGTTAAAACCTTTACAGGAATTGTTCAAATAA
- a CDS encoding RNA-binding S4 domain-containing protein, translating to MRIDKYLWCIRYYKTRNMATEACKKNHVTVNDNIVKPSKDILPGDKITFRKDQITYIIKVLAIPDNRVGAKLVDLYRIDQTPPEAFAHLEMLKLSKEHYRKTGVGRPTKKDRRDLDEFEFETDNDWDNEIE from the coding sequence ATGCGCATAGATAAGTACTTGTGGTGTATTCGTTATTACAAAACGAGAAATATGGCCACCGAAGCATGCAAAAAAAACCATGTAACGGTTAATGACAATATTGTTAAGCCTTCAAAAGATATTTTACCTGGAGACAAAATCACTTTCAGAAAAGATCAAATCACATATATAATAAAAGTACTAGCTATTCCTGACAATCGTGTTGGCGCTAAACTAGTCGATCTATACAGAATAGATCAAACACCTCCTGAAGCTTTTGCGCATTTAGAGATGCTTAAGTTATCCAAAGAACATTATAGAAAAACTGGAGTTGGAAGACCTACTAAAAAAGATCGTCGTGACTTAGACGAATTTGAATTTGAAACTGATAACGATTGGGACAATGAAATTGAATAG